The DNA window GAGTTTATATACATTAGACACTATTAACTCTACTAACATACATGCTGACTAGGACAACTCGAGTTAACGTTTAACTAACTCTAACCAATTATCAGCTCCAAAACCAATGGATTGGAGTTGTCCCAATTGAATTGCATGCTATTATTTTGGCTGATtgctattaataaaattactaaatttattaaaaaaatataaaagaaaaaaactttattgcaatatagtattttaaatattaatataatttttttgaaaaatatttatcattAATCACAATATATTACATCATTTAAGTGATACTTAACACAACAACACTAATACATGcatgttttcaaattttttttacctaCATTCATCAATtcctaatttgattaataataataataataataataataataataataataatttgatcgAGCTTTATATTTGTTGTGTGAAACATGCATATAAAATCTTTAATTCGATGGTTGATATAATAAAATGATTAAGacgtacgtatatatatattaaattcgaACCTCTTGATTGAATAAGgcattaatatataaacaaacttAATTTGAATATTCGAtagacattaattttttttttttttttgaataacgaTAGACATTAATTGATAGCTATAGAATgaataaataacaaattaatatttttttttattttttttttatgatgaaTTAAATAATGACAATGagctattaaaaaatattgctgaaatttatgtatatataaatatatatatatatcatggtcATTATATAGGCACATGCACGTAAGACGTTAGCTATAGTGACATTAGTGATTATCATgaacttttaattaattaattgttccctcatatatatataaatagaagattatttaatataatatatttaattaactgCCACAATTAATCTTTATAActcatttgaaattaattgaccatgcatgttttcttcttcttttctataTTGCTTCatttacattattattaattagtttgctgatatactaaatatatatatgattattaaTTTGCTTGGAAGAAAGGTAACTGTCCTATATTTTTAATTCAATTATATGAAGaactatattaattaattacgaCTCATTAGTAAATCATTCAACTCAActatattaatttcttttttttaggGGTGTGAGTACTGTTTGATCCAAGAAAagcttaatttattaattaataataacaaaaaaatgagTGGAACGTAAAATACattcaataaaatatttcataataatcaactaatattaataatctaattataatatgcgagtatattatatgtatatatatatgaatataactatatatatatattaacaactAAATTATAAGCTACCTGATTTTGTTagctaagcattaaatgtgttgTTATTTTCACATACCTtcttacatatataattaaaatttaattggtgACATATTTGGTCCTTAATTACCAAAAAGAAAATGGTGacatcaatatttttttttttttgaaaaggatattatttgttaattacaTCAATATATAGATACTTATatgaaatataattattaacaaGAGAATattattctttcaaaaaaagaaaaagagaatatTATtagctaataatattaatagtaaTTAATCCTCTCCTTTGTATTTCCCAATCAATCAATCtctctattaatttttttggtttgaTATGACTTGATCATCTTCTCGTCTTTTTCACCGATTAAATTCATATCAATATATAGtttacatttatatttttatatatatatatgtatataaatggaTAATTAACACATAATTATGAGTGTGAAGAAGTAGTTGAGATCAGAATTTTGCATCACAGCtctaactattattattattattaattaacacaTAATGATATATATCATTTTCATTGTGTTTTAAGACTAATTGAGAGTCTCGTGCATGATGTGACATATATAATTCCATTATtgtacaattttatatatttaattgattCTAATTAATCCCTcagaatatatatatagcttttttttttttgttaagtgtATATATAGCTTAGTTTTGATTCTTGCACATTAATTCGATTTGAgtttctttattattaacaataattttattatggTTATTGATTGGATTAATAATCCTCactcaaattatatttttcattctattcatgttaaacattaattttttattaattggtAGTGGTGGTAGTTCTTGTAGTATTATTCTACGATTTGTGAATGATATTGCTCGCATATTGGTAATTTCTTTTACTAGAGTGTTTATAGATAAATACTTGTTCATAAGTTTTAAATTCTTCTATAGTGAATTTatcttaataaattatattttttattaaaataatgaaatagaaCGATCTTATCACAATCACACAAAATGAAAAAGTTTTAATTGGTCCAAAAAAAACTTTGTTAAGACTTGTCAAACTAtgattttgttaaaaaaaaaaaagttttcaacaatatatatttatgacaCGTTAATAATAACTTGACATTTAACGATTAGATacctataaaaattttaaaaatataacttatatattattatcgtaaaaatttaaatttagatattttttgcaATCAAAAATTTAACTTATGTATTTACgacacaaattttaattaaaatgaatgGAGATGGCCAAATAATTTGTGTTGAGAATTTGATATCATATatcttttacaaaaaaaaaaattgatatcgtgcatatatgtatatgttaatgCAATTTTTCGTTAACTAATAAATGAGCCTTAATTGGCGATTAAATAATACTGAAATGTTAAAATAAATCCTCACATGCCCTCTACACTCTTCAAATAAACAACAAAGAATacaagccaaaaaaaaaaagcctagGTGGCCTTCGACCTCTATCATCCTACAGGCAGATTTTAAGTTAGTTACAGAGTTTGTTAAAACTCTGTAACTAACTTTTAGCTCTCTTTGGTTTTATCTAACATATACATACCATCACAAAATCAGAACAAAGTAGAGAAATATAACACATAACAGATTAGGGAGTGGAGGAGACTTATAGTGGGGTAAGTCTTGGAGCCCTAGGATTAGGGCTCGGAGATCCAACATCAAAACAAGAGAAAGGAAGATCATACacagagaagaagaaaagaattaTATCAGTTCTgatttagagagaaaaagagagaactaAACACTGTAAACTATTAAGGATTACCAAAAATCTTACCTGTTGGGATTTGGAATCTGACTTTGTACTCTTGATCTTTGAAGATCCAATAGAGGAAACGAGGCGAGCTCGAAGAGGACGTATCCAGCATTATTTTTagggaacctctataaaatcaagtgcattctttctttgtttttcctTTTCTGCATTTTTAACATTGTGTTTGTTGTGTGTGTATGTGGTTTTTTTGGGTATTAAATCGATCTGGGAAGGGATTTGATTTATGGGTTATTGTTGCTACCTTCGTGTTCTTCAGAGAAGAACCACGAAGAAGGCTCTGCTAGGTTTTTTTATTTAGGGTTGTTTATGTGTATGAGTGAATAAAGAGAAGAGTGAATGTTCTGATTGTTATTAGGGTTTAGGTTCAAAACGACTTGTAGTCTTGAAAGATAGACTGTCGTTTGGGGTTCTCAACTCTTAAGGGTCAACTTGTGTTTGATTGGGGTAAAAGGTCAGTTAAACCTTTATAAAACTTGATTGCTGCTTTGTAAAGTGTAGGGCAAATTGGGAAAAATCCCTACATGAAAGATGACTGTAAGTAATAGACCATGAAGTTTTACGTGGTTTTGAAGTTATATCTTCATAGTTtacgagtctatcttatttttaggGTTTTTGTTTATACAAAGTACAAATATCACATAAGTATTGATCATAAGGATCTTTGTATTCACCGCCATTCATTCTCTTGTCTAGTGGTTTCTACCACTATTTATAAAGATTCAAGAATGGTAGTTATTCTATTTGTTCTTATCCTTATAACCGTTCATGAAACGtgaataattttcatatttcatTCAATGGCTAATATGTATAACTATCAAATAACCGCTTATTTGGCCTTATCCTATAGACACAGTTATTTTACCGAGATATCCATTTGTAAAGTGCTGCTCGCAATAAACTTATATGCAGATTTGTCTCTATCTATCTCCCAGTATACATGTTCTTTGTAATGATTAGTCTCGTCTTCACATATCTTTGTATTTCTTATTTAGAACGCATTTATCCTATATTGCCTTGCGCTGTTATGGTGGCGAGACGACACATGCGAGATACATGTTTGGAAATTCTTCTCGCATTGATCATTCATGATGAAATTTTGGATAATTCTTATATAAACTTTTAAGGAAGCTCTATAAATTGTATCATTTATGCTTCTTAGGTCGAACTCATTATTCTATCTTATTCGACCAACAAAGTCCTTTGTCTTGTTTTTCTTGTACTCTGTGTTGTTCCCGAGATAGTTGTTATTGGTTTCGCTAGTCTCCTAGTGAGCTATTATACCGACTTATCCTTAATCACTTAAAAACTTCAATTTATAACCATACCTGACTAGTATTTTTGAGGCGATATGAATAACGTATTTGATTTTTTGATATCTGAGATGGTTGATTTTTAGCTCTTATACACGTGCCATGATCATATTGTTGTTCAATATATGAATACAATAATTGCTCCTAAAAAAGTATTTATAAGAGTTAAAGGACtttttaagaagaaaagaataGAAGCGTAATTTTTCCAAGTGTGTAATGATAATTTCGGCAGTTTTAATCCCCTAAGAAACTCAACATCTAAACTCGTTTTTTATCTTCTTTCTCGTCTTTTTCCTTGAAGCCTTATTTTACTTAGAGGGAGCCTCGACGTCTTCATAGGGATACGAAGACGAATAGATTACGTCTAAGTCTCTCTTGAGATGAAGGCTTAGTTTTATTCTCTCCTTTcccataatttttattattttatctaagGGCCATAAGGCCGAGACAATTTAATTTTCACAAGTTTTTTATTTACTTGCCCTAATATAAATATCATAATTCGCGACGGTCCTCAAAATGATTTTTTTCGGGGACCGTCACTAAAAAAATcaagtaattatttaaaactgtcaggaaaaatttagtattcccGATGGTTTAAAATCGTAGTAAACAAAATaggcaatatttttttaataaaatgtgaATTTTTAGGAGAGCCTTATACCCGacagtttaaaaccgtcgcctatagtataggcgCAGTTTTAAACTGTCGGGTATAAGGGCCTGTTAAAAAATCGACACCTACTTCTCGCCACATTTTTCACCTGTCTACGTACTTTTATTCTATTTCCCACATGCCCACCTATTTCTTCTCCATTTCTCACACCCTAATAACCAAAATCTTAACTCTCTAAAATTCCACCCACGCCTCCACACCATCGCCCTCCTCTCTCGCTGTTTTCctccctctctcgatctccctttcttcttgtctCTCTCGTCCATCGATCTCTACCCACCCCTCCTCCCGTCGGTGTCCCTCTCCTCTCCATCACATACGTcagaccaccaccacctcctgtCGGTCTCCCCTCTCCTCTCCAATGCATACGTCGGACCACCACTACCTCCTGTCGGTGCCCCTCTCATCTCTGTCTCATACGTcagaccaccaccacctcccgtccGTCTCCCTCTCTCTCCAAGTTcagtataaatacatttatttatttatatacttttttatttattgtatatatttattttgttattgtataaatttaatgtgttttaaagttagttgttattataataaaattaattagttgttttattttaatttaggtaaaattataaaactaatggcagaaaaatctgtatttttttctctctttttacaTTCCCGacagtttaaaaccgtcgcctataacagagtataggcgacggttttaaaccgtgccATAGGTGACATTTTAAACTCGTCGCCTTTAGTATAGGCCAcgatttaaaaccgtcgcctataccatgttataggcgacagttttaaaccattttgcaaCACTCGTATAGGCAACGGTTATAGAAACCGACAGGAATATTTTAAATGATTGTTTAAAAACGTCGGGAAAAACTATTTTTGTAGTAATGTTGTTTTGAGACATTCTCTAGTTGGTCGACCaactagttttattttatataaaattttgatttttccttCTCATAACAGAGCTTAacattcattatttttttaagttaaagaacttaatttaaatgaTTTTGGAATGACAATCTATTTTACAGACTTTCTCAACTTTTATTACTCATTACTGCAAACTTCAAACATTTCACATCACTAGTTTTATATTTAGGTATTTTATGTCTTTTTGTTCAAGTATACAAGCAATCAGTCTTTCTGTCCCTATCTAgttttttgtatagtttataaaaattattcttgGTGATTAATTTCATTTCAATgaatgctatatatatataatatatatatatatatatatatatatatatgagagcaTGCAGTTTAGTTCATCTACTCACATTTTCTATCGTACTTTTCTCAACATCGATCTTGGCGATCTCGTTATAACACTTGCACAAAATTAAGCTTATATATTGCATTAAGTGTACTCGAATTAATTAATACATGCATGCATGTGCTTTATCTATAATTAAGCAAAATTTGATTGATAATTATacgaaaaatcaaaaaaaaaaaaaagatcttatatattttgaaaatttgacaaaaaaaggatcaaactacaatttttttttttggatctcAATGTGCATTATCCAAAAATAATATGTACATCAATTATTATTGgttgtaaaataattaataaatctgtTCGTGTGGGGTTCAAGTTATATTGGATTCACTTACCATAATAGATAGATACAGATATTCAgagagaaatttgaaaaaaataaaaaatttgtacgagctatatatatatagctatatagttatatatactactgaatataattattatttcattgAAGAAGCTAATAATTACGACACCAACAACCCTagttttaaatatttgtaaCTATAGTAGTGGTAATATTTATTATGTCATGGGTCACGGAAACATACACACCAATTTATATcatatcatataaatatatatctatatatattcacTTGAAATGTTCAAATATATGATATAGGAGTACGTAAAAGATTACATGCATATATAGACCAAGTCCTTTTATAGACCTATTCAAAGATTTGTTCACCTGCTATTGAAGAACACAAAAATTGTATGATCAAtaatatcaatttttaatttacttatgtatatatatatatatgaggttGAGTAATATTGTTGTATGTGtagtaataattatatatatatatatatgtgtaatgGAGAGTACTACTAGGTTTATTGTGATAGTTTTATTAGTAGTAGTGTTGATTtgttgtaataataataaaagtgtGAATGGTTATTTTACTTCATTTGTGTTTGGGGATTCACTTGTTGATGCTGGAAACAATGATTACCTTTTTACCCTTTCGAAAGCAAATTTACCTCCTTATGGTATTGACTTTAAACCATCTGGGGGAAAACCCACTGGAAGATTCACCAATGGTAGAACCATATCCGACATTGTAGGTATGTATTCACTACAAAAACTGTTACTTTTaatgacaactttttagtcacaatacaatttttttgtgactaaatgtgacttttagtcacaataaaatattaCTTGTGACAAAAACATAgcatttagatacaagttgttactaatttagttttagtcacaataagtattgtaactaaaaatacattttagtcacaacaaattgtaatttttgtgattaatactTTTTGCTACGgacattttagtcacaacataggaataataatttataattagtcacaacttttttacttttactcacaagttttgttgtgactaaaagtaagatttttttgtagtaatttaaaatgtatctatatatatgtatacgaGAAATGATAAAAGGCATTCGATGTTCATATCACTCTTTTACGTGTTAATATATCGTTATTGGTTTAACTAAGTAttgaatttcatttaatttaatgtaataacttttaGAAAGTATTGCTAACCAATCACAAAGCGACATGACTAGAAGGTGTTAGGCACCCCTAGGTGTTCAATAGCAATgctcgtatatatatatatatataaaagtgttGTTATTGAGTATCAGTAGTGTCTAACTTtacgattggttagcgatacttcctaattaaaattattacatttaattagttatataaaactcaatatttaattatactaatagtaATATTAATTGACACGTAGAAAAATAATAAGCATCACTGGTGTTTTTCAGGGTCACTAAATATAACTGTGAAATAATTCTAATTGATAAAGGTCCTCTTTTATAATTAAAGTATCAAATATAACCccacataatttatttaaattagagTCTCTAATCTACATAATtggaatataatttataaaagtaGGTATAAATAAAAGAGTAATAAAAAAaggtatataatataattttgtaaaaaaatgtagtattattcaaattaatgaaaaatgtatatttttaaaagatgGGATTATTTTTTTTGGCGTAGGTGGGCCCTAAATACTACTTATTCTCAAGATTGAGTCTGGTCCTTATTATTCTTTTATGtattaatatcaatattaatatAGTTAAATATTAAATCTGGTCACAAAATAATCTCTTTAGAAATTATTATAGACACCATTTTCTATATCAATGTTGTATAATATATGGGTCTCATTTTCTGATGCAAAAAGCTATATAGCTATGTATAGGGTCATTGTCATCATTAGTATCACTTgccaaaatttttttttgatgaggCCATTTAATGAACTTTGATCTGATTTTTTGACACATGTAACACTATTTCTACTTCAAAaagacacatatatatacatttttttcatcttttttttttttttaaataataaatagcaTTGATTAGTAGGTCAAGCCTGGTGGACTTCTTGAtttttatacaatatatattgtcCTATTCTATTATTAATTTGGTTAGAATTTTGTTGATTAATTTGAGACTATACAGCTTATTAATATCCACTAGCTAGTCAAGTCTATGTAATATATACATTTGAAATGGAATTTCTCAACCATAGAAATAAATAACGTGTCAtccacttattattattattattattattattattattattattattattattattactattaatatttcattttataaaaattactaattagacttttttttttaataataaaataaattttatattttttaaaatgataaaaataagatcttgaacttaatttttaataattttatttttttaatataaccaattttAAGACAATTTGTAACACGAACAAATACAGAAAATATAACCAGTTTTATCATAGTAtctctagatcagattattattaagttttattttaacaaaaaatcagttcaagtacttataataatttgtacaattttagaaaatacataatttattttgtcatttaacaaaataaaaaatccatttaataatttttgcaaaacacaaaatccaaaatagtatttacccttattaTTTATGGATGAattataatatgataaattGATTAATATATAGGTGAAGTTCTTGGAGGTAAGTCATTTCCTCCACCCTATTTAGCTCCAAATTCAGAAGATGAAGCAGTTAAGAGGGGAATTAATTATGCATCTGGAGCCTCAGGAATACTCGACCAAACTGGACAATTATTTGTAAGCCACCCATTTTAAttcctaaaaaaatttaattatattataccattttattttattttttattataatatatatctcATATATTTTTTCACTTATTACataataactatatatatgtatatagattGGAAGAGTTCCATTGCGTGAACAAGTGAAGTATTTTGAGGAAACTAAAATGCAAATGGTGAATAAAATAGGAGACAATCGTACCAATAATTTATTGAAAAAGGCAATATTTTCAATAACAATTGGGTCCAATGATGTACTCAATTATTTCCAACCATCAATACCATTTTTTGGTCATCATCACCATAACAACATCACTTCACTCATCTTCCAAGATTTCATGTTATCTAACTTGACTCTACAATTAAAGGTACAatatctttattattaattatttacctACAGTTTTTCGAGTTACGTGGCACTAAACTGagtcaaattaaatttttatgtatAGAGATTGCAGGAGTTGGGAGGTAGAAAATTTGTAGTGGTTGGAATTGGACCATTAGGATGTATACCATTTATTCGAGCCCTTAATTTATTGCCAAGTGGAAAATGTTCTGAAGAAGTGAATGAATTGATTAAAGGGTACAATAATAAACTAAATGGAGTACTTGATCAGCTTAACAAGGATTTGGCTCCACAAACTATCTTTGTCTATGCAAATTCCTATGATATCTTcctcaatattattcaaaatcatcAACATTACGGTAATTAATTATTCTTGTTATCATTAATttacttatataaataaattatgggaagtgatcaaaaaaaaaaaaatgaatgtaCATCTAtgctctatttttattttcattttttatgtgatagtttatatagtaattattgaagatattttataaattttgtatAAGTTCAAAATACTTTACCGTTgccaaaatattattatttaaatagtgTGAAAGAGTattgtaaaatattttgaaactatcatatatatatataaaaatgaaaaaaaaaaaattgcactccacaaattaaatgataaaaacaccacaatattttaaaaaaattaagcttaaaataatttttaaaaatctctCTCAATacttttttaagtatttttttctcacattatttAGTGTTAATTTCAAAACTTATTCaatttaattttcattattttgttttaaaccttgtataattttttttctaataaaatttcatataatttttttattataatatttaaattataataatacgcaataaaaaataaaaataaaactaatataattaaatatatatttttttataaaataaaaattattaaaatgagatatacacttataattattgaaattacCGATATACCCCATTTTTGAAGAGTGCTatgtaattattaatatatattaattaatattgttattttgtgTAGGATTTGAGAACAGAAATGATCCATGTTGTGGAGGATCGATTCCACCTTTGATTTGCTTCatgagtaataataataataataataataataataataataataataatgtaatgtGTGATGATCGAAGTAAGTATGTGTTTTGGGATGCATATCATCCAACTGAGGCTGCAAATATTATCATTGCTAATCAATTACTCGATGGAGATAATTCCACTACTTTCCCCATCAATATTCGCCacctttattatatataataattaatattaattacaaccatttttaatgtaataaaatcatcattattatatcctaattatatttataattaattagttgtcTCCTGTCATCACCACCATTCATTTCTTATGATATAATattgtgtttaatttattaatttcatatatataatagtacTTGACTTCATTttcatgtatttatatataatataattaatatgatTGTAATAGAATCctctttattttaaataaataaaaacaatactTTTTCTTTATAGTAATCattttatttctaattaattaaatataacaaaaaacacTTAAAAGTATGGATATATATTCACATGCATTAGATTTtaataacttatatatattttttaaaagaataattaatgaaatattaatGAGCAATTTTTTAATGgcaaaatatataagataattataatcaattatattgaAAATGATCTTAACTATATTGTAGTGCTAATTAATTACGAACTACAAATAACACCAACAACCCTTATATTTCAAaatcaatatataaaaaatatttattataatatatagagGTCAAGGAAACATACCATAACAAAGTGACCCattcaataaatattatatatataatatatttatatatatattatagttcaCTGAAAACCAcatacataatattattattattattattataattatatgatT is part of the Cannabis sativa cultivar Pink pepper isolate KNU-18-1 chromosome 5, ASM2916894v1, whole genome shotgun sequence genome and encodes:
- the LOC115718139 gene encoding GDSL esterase/lipase At5g41890 isoform X1; protein product: MESTTRFIVIVLLVVVLICCNNNKSVNGYFTSFVFGDSLVDAGNNDYLFTLSKANLPPYGIDFKPSGGKPTGRFTNGRTISDIVGEVLGGKSFPPPYLAPNSEDEAVKRGINYASGASGILDQTGQLFIGRVPLREQVKYFEETKMQMVNKIGDNRTNNLLKKAIFSITIGSNDVLNYFQPSIPFFGHHHHNNITSLIFQDFMLSNLTLQLKRLQELGGRKFVVVGIGPLGCIPFIRALNLLPSGKCSEEVNELIKGYNNKLNGVLDQLNKDLAPQTIFVYANSYDIFLNIIQNHQHYGFENRNDPCCGGSIPPLICFMSNNNNNNNNNNNNNNVMCDDRSKYVFWDAYHPTEAANIIIANQLLDGDNSTTFPINIRHLYYI
- the LOC115718139 gene encoding GDSL esterase/lipase At5g41890 isoform X2, translated to MESTTRFIVIVLLVVVLICCNNNKSVNGYFTSFVFGDSLVDAGNNDYLFTLSKANLPPYGIDFKPSGGKPTGRFTNGRTISDIVGEVLGGKSFPPPYLAPNSEDEAVKRGINYASGASGILDQTGQLFIGRVPLREQVKYFEETKMQMVNKIGDNRTNNLLKKAIFSITIGSNDVLNYFQPSIPFFGHHHHNNITSLIFQDFMLSNLTLQLKELGGRKFVVVGIGPLGCIPFIRALNLLPSGKCSEEVNELIKGYNNKLNGVLDQLNKDLAPQTIFVYANSYDIFLNIIQNHQHYGFENRNDPCCGGSIPPLICFMSNNNNNNNNNNNNNNVMCDDRSKYVFWDAYHPTEAANIIIANQLLDGDNSTTFPINIRHLYYI
- the LOC115718139 gene encoding GDSL esterase/lipase At5g41890 isoform X3, whose amino-acid sequence is MESTTRFIVIVLLVVVLICCNNNKSVNGYFTSFVFGDSLVDAGNNDYLFTLSKANLPPYGIDFKPSGGKPTGRFTNGRTISDIVGEVLGGKSFPPPYLAPNSEDEAVKRGINYASGASGILDQTGQLFIGRVPLREQVKYFEETKMQMVNKIGDNRTNNLLKKAIFSITIGSNDVLNYFQPSIPFFGHHHHNNITSLIFQDFMLSNLTLQLKRLQELGGRKFVVVGIGPLGCIPFIRALNLLPSGKCSEEVNELIKGYNNKLNGVLDQLNKDLAPQTIFVYANSYDIFLNIIQNHQHYVSSSRKGKHRVSCAIPHRLEKVKWDDSETV